From a single Clostridium isatidis genomic region:
- a CDS encoding NADH-dependent [FeFe] hydrogenase, group A6: protein MVSLIIDNKKIEVAENTTILDAANENGINIPTLCYLKNLNEIGACRVCVVEVEGINRLITACNNTVKEGMVVYTNSPKVREARRTNVELILSEHNSKCAVCVRSGNCSLQAISNDLGIIDIPYEEKLSHRKWSKDFPLIRDSEKCIKCMRCIQVCDKIQGLNVWDLSYTGSRTNVDVSRNRRIEEADCALCGQCITHCPVGALRERDDLDKVFKALAQKDKITVVQIAPAVRAAWGETLGIDREYATVNRLVAALRQIGFDYIFDTNFGADLTIMEEGSEFLQRFKNKENEKWPMFTSCCPGWVRFIKTQYPDMVGQLSTAKSPQQMFGAISKSYYAELLGVDPSRIFNVSIMPCTAKKYEAGVSVLKDAGVGQDIDVVLTTREVARMIRSEHINLEGLEEEEFDMPLGVSTGAAVIFGATGGVMEAALRSAYYLATKENPDPDAFKEVRGRDGWREASFDLAGSKVRVAVASGLGDTRKLIEAIRAGKVHYDFVEIMACPGGCAGGGGQPIKDGSELAGERADVLYGLDKINNLRFSHENPSVIKCYEDYLGEPLSHKSHILLHTNQKDW, encoded by the coding sequence ATGGTAAGTTTGATTATTGATAATAAAAAAATAGAGGTGGCTGAAAATACAACAATTCTTGATGCTGCAAATGAAAATGGAATAAATATTCCAACCCTTTGTTATTTAAAAAATTTAAATGAGATAGGTGCTTGTAGAGTTTGTGTAGTTGAAGTAGAAGGAATTAATAGGCTTATTACAGCTTGCAATAATACAGTAAAAGAAGGAATGGTAGTTTATACAAATAGCCCAAAGGTTAGAGAAGCTAGAAGGACTAATGTAGAGTTAATACTTTCCGAGCATAATTCAAAATGCGCTGTATGTGTTAGAAGTGGAAATTGTAGTTTACAGGCAATATCAAATGATTTAGGAATAATTGACATCCCTTATGAAGAAAAGTTATCTCATAGAAAATGGTCCAAAGATTTTCCTTTAATTAGGGATTCGGAAAAATGTATTAAATGTATGAGATGCATTCAAGTCTGTGATAAAATTCAGGGCTTAAATGTATGGGATCTATCCTATACAGGTTCAAGAACCAATGTAGATGTTTCTCGTAATAGAAGAATTGAAGAGGCAGATTGCGCACTTTGCGGTCAATGTATTACTCATTGTCCAGTTGGAGCTTTACGTGAAAGAGATGATTTAGACAAGGTATTTAAAGCATTAGCTCAGAAGGATAAAATTACAGTTGTTCAAATTGCACCAGCTGTTAGAGCTGCTTGGGGAGAAACTTTAGGAATAGATAGAGAATATGCAACAGTGAATAGACTAGTTGCTGCATTAAGGCAAATTGGTTTCGATTATATATTTGATACTAATTTTGGAGCAGACCTTACTATTATGGAAGAAGGAAGTGAGTTCTTACAAAGATTTAAGAATAAGGAAAATGAGAAATGGCCAATGTTTACTTCTTGCTGTCCAGGCTGGGTACGATTTATTAAAACTCAATATCCAGATATGGTAGGTCAACTTTCAACTGCAAAATCACCTCAACAAATGTTTGGAGCAATATCAAAAAGCTATTATGCTGAATTACTTGGAGTCGATCCATCAAGAATATTTAATGTTTCAATAATGCCATGTACTGCTAAAAAATATGAAGCTGGAGTTTCAGTATTAAAAGATGCAGGAGTTGGTCAAGATATAGATGTTGTTTTAACAACTAGAGAAGTTGCTAGAATGATTCGTTCAGAGCATATTAATCTAGAGGGACTAGAAGAAGAGGAATTTGATATGCCTTTAGGTGTAAGTACAGGGGCTGCAGTTATATTTGGTGCAACAGGCGGAGTTATGGAAGCTGCCTTAAGATCAGCTTATTATTTAGCAACAAAAGAAAATCCAGATCCAGATGCATTTAAAGAGGTAAGAGGAAGAGATGGCTGGAGGGAAGCAAGCTTTGATTTGGCAGGTTCAAAAGTAAGGGTAGCTGTAGCAAGTGGGCTTGGTGATACTAGAAAATTGATTGAAGCAATTAGAGCAGGAAAGGTTCATTATGATTTTGTTGAAATCATGGCATGTCCTGGTGGATGTGCTGGCGGCGGTGGACAGCCTATTAAAGATGGTAGTGAATTAGCAGGAGAAAGAGCAGATGTATTATATGGATTAGATAAGATAAATAATCTTCGTTTTTCACATGAGAACCCATCTGTTATAAAATGTTATGAAGATTATTTAGGAGAACCACTATCACATAAATCTCATATATTACTTCATACTAATCAAAAGGATTGGTAA
- a CDS encoding glutaredoxin family protein, producing the protein MVKVYSTSSCPWCVKAKNYLKSMNIEFEEYNVQDDMEAREEMINKSKQMGVPVLDINGKIIVGFDKPAIDEALKL; encoded by the coding sequence ATGGTTAAAGTATATAGTACATCTTCATGTCCTTGGTGTGTGAAAGCTAAAAATTATTTAAAATCAATGAATATTGAATTTGAAGAATATAATGTACAAGATGATATGGAAGCAAGAGAAGAAATGATTAATAAATCAAAACAAATGGGAGTTCCTGTTTTAGATATAAACGGAAAAATCATTGTTGGTTTCGATAAGCCTGCTATAGATGAGGCTTTAAAGCTTTAA